Part of the Natrinema amylolyticum genome, TTCGATGGGAACGTCGATGGTCGAACCGAAAGCGTCGGTTCGCGTCCGCTTCGACGGTGACGCGGTTGCCGAGTGGCCAACTCAGCGACTCGACGCGGCCGCCGTCGACGTCGAACAGGTGAGCGATCAGGTCCCGGCCGCGCCGACTCATTGTTCCCTGTGATCGGTTCTCGTGTGAACTCATATGACGACCAATTCACTGACACCCGAAAAAAGATGCTATCTCCGCGTGGGCCGCTCGCATGACTCAGTCGTCGCTCCCGATGACGCGACCGCGGAAAGCGATGTCCCGGAGTTCGAACCGCGACAGCCCCGAAAGACGTCGAGCAGCCAGTCTGTCGGGATATATCGCTGACTCCCTATTTCAAATGTCTGACCGTATTCTGCCTCAGGGTCTTAGGCCGACCAAAACCTTTTTAGAATTAGGCCCACCTAACTCAGCGTGATGGACGTACCCGCCCGCAGGGAGGATCCCGAACTCGACGAGGAACTCGAGGAGCCGGCGGCGGTCGTGAGCAGTCACGAAACCCGCCCCGGAAAGATCGTCTTTACCGAACGAGACAACAGCGACGGCTGGATCGCGACCGATCTGGCCGTCGATCTCGAGCCCTGAACTCGTCGGTACTCGAGATCCGCGGACTCCGGCCCGTATCGATCGTGAACTACGCCGTCGCGCGTGATCGGCGAAAAACTGTCTGCCGTATGTGACCGTCGTCGACGCGATCTCGTTTTCGAATCGGTCGCCGGCGTCGCGCTCAGTGAGTCGCTTCCTCGAGGACCAGCGTGTCGTCCTCGAGATAGTGTTCGAAGTGGTGGCCGTCCTCCTCGAGATCGACGAGGATCTCGCGCAGGATCTCGGCGGTCGCGTGGTCGCCGAGGTTATCTGCGAGTTCGATGCTGTCGCGCATCGACTCGATGATGTCGCCGTACATCTCGAGGTCGTTTTCGAACATCGTGCGGACGTCGTAGACGTCCTCGCCCTCGAACTCGACGGTCGCACGCTCCTCCTGGTTCGACGGGCCGGAGACCGGGACGCCGCCGAGCGCCTGGGCGCGCTCAGCGATGAT contains:
- the dpsA gene encoding DNA starvation/stationary phase protection protein DpsA, whose amino-acid sequence is MSTQQTVRQSADSVEENKLRLEQDKAEQIVDALNTELANSYVLYHQLKKHHWVVEGAEFLPLHEFLEEAYEHVEEGADIIAERAQALGGVPVSGPSNQEERATVEFEGEDVYDVRTMFENDLEMYGDIIESMRDSIELADNLGDHATAEILREILVDLEEDGHHFEHYLEDDTLVLEEATH